A window of the Hyphomicrobiales bacterium genome harbors these coding sequences:
- a CDS encoding ferredoxin--NADP reductase: MTNAVLKSEVSVEPTHAFEVPKNVYDLPVLEVKHYTDRLFSFRVARPAAFRFRSGEFVMIGLPGEKPVWRAYSVASPSWEEHIEFFSIKVEDGPLTTHLQKIQPGDSIWMRTKSTGTLVHDALIPGKNLYLMSTGTGVAPFASIIRDPETYEKFERVILVHTTRERAELEYGYDLVSEINESELLSEIVGDKLVHYPTTTQEKSENVGRITTLIHSGEFFSEVGVDGFNPEEDRIMICGSMAMLEEISALAEKLGFEEGSNAKPGAYVIEKAFVG; encoded by the coding sequence ATGACCAATGCAGTACTAAAATCTGAAGTATCAGTAGAACCGACACACGCTTTCGAAGTTCCAAAGAACGTCTACGATTTGCCTGTGCTTGAAGTGAAGCATTATACAGATCGCTTGTTCTCTTTCCGTGTGGCGCGTCCAGCTGCGTTTCGTTTCCGCTCTGGTGAATTTGTCATGATTGGTCTGCCAGGTGAAAAGCCGGTATGGCGTGCTTATTCTGTTGCTTCGCCAAGCTGGGAAGAGCACATCGAATTTTTCTCGATCAAGGTCGAAGACGGACCTTTGACGACTCACCTGCAGAAAATTCAACCAGGTGACAGCATTTGGATGCGCACGAAATCAACAGGCACGCTTGTTCATGATGCGCTTATTCCAGGCAAGAACCTTTATCTAATGTCGACAGGCACAGGCGTTGCACCATTTGCGTCGATCATTCGCGATCCAGAGACTTATGAAAAATTCGAACGTGTTATTTTGGTTCACACCACACGTGAGAGAGCTGAGCTTGAATATGGCTATGATCTTGTTTCTGAGATCAATGAAAGTGAACTTTTGTCAGAAATAGTTGGCGATAAATTGGTTCATTACCCAACGACGACCCAAGAGAAGTCTGAAAATGTGGGGCGCATTACCACGCTGATCCACTCAGGCGAGTTCTTTTCAGAGGTTGGTGTTGACGGATTTAACCCTGAAGAAGACCGCATCATGATTTGCGGCTCTATGGCAATGCTTGAAGAAATCTCCGCACTTGCAGAGAAATTAGGCTTTGAAGAAGGCTCTAATGCAAAGCCGGGCGCTTACGTAATTGAAAAAGCATTTGTTGGATAG
- a CDS encoding MBOAT family O-acyltransferase encodes MLVGYWLIDRAIPAYRFIFLTIASLAFYAVWDWRYVFLLLATLIVNYFAHRHLINKPSKPALTLIIIFNLLLLSYFKYLGFVSGEISRLIGLDFEAFDILLPIGISFFTFQLIAFQVDTYLGKIGEQKVVPYALFVVFFPQLIAGPIVHHSEMMPQFSKRLDRSTWALMAVEGVLLFSIGLFKKAVIADPIGAVSSRVFAVIDAGGEVAFFEAWGAAFGYTFQLYFDFSGYADMAIGLGLLFGIRLPLNFNSPYKSVSIVDFWRRWHMTLSRFLRDYLYIPLGGNRKGDVRRYANLMTTMVLGGIWHGAGWGFLIWGFMHGMMLAINHAWSKLYTIPGFGWLRLVMIKPVAIGITFLCVAIAWVPFRAETLEGMTTMFKAMFMITPLAAPSEFAGTPARDILISLGFSLDAVKINYLSDWAGIVPHLALAIALAFFAPNSMAIASKFTQIVAGFNEPDQQGSHGFARLTRSIAPYAAGSGLATFFLWAVLHLSSVSEFLYFQF; translated from the coding sequence GTGCTCGTCGGTTACTGGCTTATTGATCGTGCAATTCCCGCTTATCGCTTCATCTTTTTAACAATCGCGTCCCTCGCCTTTTATGCGGTTTGGGATTGGCGTTATGTTTTTCTGCTTTTGGCAACACTGATTGTCAATTACTTCGCCCACCGCCATCTCATCAACAAGCCCAGCAAACCAGCGCTGACATTGATTATAATTTTCAATCTGCTGTTGCTTTCCTACTTTAAGTATTTGGGCTTTGTATCTGGCGAAATCAGCCGTCTCATAGGGCTTGATTTCGAAGCCTTTGATATTCTTCTACCGATTGGTATTTCGTTTTTCACCTTCCAGCTTATTGCTTTTCAGGTGGATACTTACCTTGGAAAGATTGGCGAGCAAAAAGTGGTGCCCTATGCCCTCTTCGTGGTGTTCTTTCCTCAATTAATCGCAGGCCCAATTGTCCATCATAGCGAGATGATGCCGCAGTTTTCTAAACGGCTGGACCGGTCAACATGGGCTTTAATGGCCGTTGAAGGTGTGTTGTTATTTTCTATCGGCTTGTTCAAAAAGGCTGTCATTGCTGATCCAATCGGCGCTGTATCAAGCCGCGTCTTTGCCGTGATTGATGCTGGCGGAGAAGTTGCCTTCTTCGAAGCATGGGGTGCTGCGTTCGGCTATACATTCCAGCTTTACTTCGATTTTTCTGGCTATGCGGATATGGCCATCGGCCTCGGCCTTTTGTTTGGCATTCGCCTGCCGCTAAACTTCAACTCCCCTTATAAGTCGGTCAGCATTGTCGACTTTTGGCGTCGCTGGCACATGACCCTTTCGCGCTTCTTGCGGGATTACCTCTACATTCCTCTGGGTGGCAATAGAAAAGGCGATGTACGCCGCTATGCCAACTTAATGACGACAATGGTACTTGGCGGTATCTGGCATGGTGCTGGATGGGGTTTTCTAATTTGGGGCTTCATGCACGGCATGATGCTGGCCATCAATCATGCATGGTCTAAGCTTTACACAATACCAGGTTTTGGATGGCTCCGTCTTGTCATGATCAAGCCAGTCGCAATCGGCATCACGTTCCTCTGTGTTGCGATCGCATGGGTCCCCTTTCGGGCGGAGACGCTTGAAGGCATGACAACCATGTTTAAGGCCATGTTCATGATCACACCGCTCGCGGCCCCTAGTGAATTTGCAGGCACACCAGCACGCGACATTCTAATCTCGTTAGGTTTCAGCCTTGATGCGGTGAAGATCAATTATCTCAGCGATTGGGCGGGCATTGTGCCTCATTTAGCCCTTGCAATTGCGCTTGCTTTCTTCGCGCCAAATTCCATGGCGATTGCATCAAAATTCACTCAAATAGTTGCAGGCTTCAATGAACCTGATCAGCAAGGCTCTCACGGTTTTGCCCGCCTTACCAGAAGCATCGCGCCTTATGCGGCGGGTAGCGGCCTTGCAACATTCTTCCTCTGGGCGGTCTTGCATTTAAGCTCCGTCAGCGAATTTTTGTACTTTCAGTTCTAA